The window GCGATGGCAATAGCTGCGATGGAACACCGACGCAGGATGGAAGAACAGAAAAGAAGAGCCAAAATGAAAATATAACCTTAAAACCGGAAAACCATGAACAACGAAAATAAGATCGACCTCTCGATCGAAATGTACGAAGACCTCAAGGAAACACTTGTCAAAGCCATTAAAAACGCCAAGACGGGAAAAACCGACGGCAGTATACATTCAGACAATGCACAAACCGAACGGATCGAGCGGCTGATAGAGGCCGCGGAACTTTCGCAGAGACAGATTGCACAGCTGCTCGAACACCTGCAACGGCATACGGCCTTGCCCGGAATAAAAACCGAGCAGGTACGAGAATTTACCGACAGATACAACACACTGCTGGCACAGTTGGCTGGGAAATTGGAGGTGATCGACAAAGAGAACAGGCAGACGCATACATTGATCGAGCAAGTCGGGCAAGCCGTCGAAACAGCGGCAAAGCCCGAAAACCTGCCCCTGCAGGAACACCGCCATACTTATACGCTCGATCTTAAATCCTCGAAAACATTTCTGACGATGTTCGTCATGCTGGGTGGTATTTTCCTGCAAGCTGCATTCATCTACCGAATCTCGAAGAATAATCGGCTGTTGGCCGTGAACGACCTGAAATACCGTTACGTGAAGATGTGCGGGAAAATCGGCGAAAAGGAGCTGACGGAGTTGGAAACCATATTTTGGGATGAGCAGCACACGGCCATACGCGATACTGTCCGAAACCAAGTCGAGCGGTACGAGGAAGCCGTAAGGCGGCGGGCCAAGCAATTAGAGCGGGCGACCGTTAAGGAGCGCAAAGCCCAAAAACTGCTCGAAGAGGCTATTAAATTAAAACAATAATCATCTTTATTGTATATTTGTCATTGTTTTATATTAAATATGAAATATTTATATACAATTTACTTTCTATTGTACGTTTCGACGCTTTCGGCACAAACGATCGATTCCCTTTATTCCGTTTTCCGTCACACGAACGGTTCCGAACGGACTGCTACTGCCAACCAACTTTTCGAGGAATTTTACAACCTCGGCCTGACCGACTCACTTTATCAATTCTCCGCCCGGAACCGGCATCGGGAAATAGAGGCACTTATAACGTATTGGATGGCAGAATACGCTTTCGACACCGAGGACTATAAAGCGGCTACAATCTGGGCCGAGGAAGCGCTGCCACTCTGCCGTGAATCGGGCGATGATATTCTTTTATCAGATTGCTTAAACCTATTAAGCGCCAGTCTTCAGCGACGAGGCGATTTCGGGCGGGCCCTGCCTTGGCAGGAGGCTTGTTACTGGATTGACAAACGTTTAGGCGATGCGGAACGGCTGAGTTCTTCACTCAATAACCTGGCAGCCCTCTATCTGGCGACCGAACAACCCAAAACAGCCGAAAAGTATATACTCGAAGCCATCGCCATAGAACGAACGCTCAACAGGCCGGCAATACTTGCTATTCGTCTGGGCATGGCATCGGACATTCTTCTGAAATCCCAACGTCCAAAGGAGGCCTTACCCTACGCCACCGAAGCGCTCGCTCTCGACCGTGCAGGAGGGCGCCAAATAAAGACGGCAATTCGTCAGTCACAACTGGCCGCCGTTTTATCAGCACTACAACGCGACGATGAAGCTCAGGAACTTCTACAAGAAGCAGTGTCCGTATTCGAACGAAATGGGAATATCCACTCTCAAGCGGTCTGTTGCAACCAGCTCGGGAACATCGCTCTGCACAAAGGCCGCAATGCCGAAGCCGCAGATTATTTCCACCGCAGCGTTCGTCTCTGTGCGCAAAACGGCAACCGCTTCATCGAAAGTAAAGCGCAGTACGGCCTATGGCGCGCTTTGCGCACAACCGACCGCTCTGCGGCATTGCGGCATCTGGAGCTCTATACGACACTGGCCGATACAATCTTTTCCGAACAGACAGCCCGGCAACTCAGCAATTTCCAGGCAAAATACGAATTGGCAGAAAAGGAGCACCGCATCGCCATACAACAAAATGAAATCCAGCACAGAAAAAACATGCTAATCGTCCTAATCATAATCATTATTCTTTGTATTATAGCATTAACCGTCATCGGGCGATTATTGGTCCTCCGCCAACGCCACAATGCCATGCTCCAACAAACTCTCAAGTTAAAAGAGCGACTGCTTGCATTATTGCCGCTGCACTCCAACAGCGCAATCCATAACGAAATCGAAACTATCGCAAAAGAGATAACTGTACCACAAATACATTTCACCCCGCGTGAACGAACAATCATTCACTTATGTTGCGAAGGTTTACAAACAAAAGAAATCGCAGACCGGCTCGGCATATCCCAGCGTACGGTCGACACGCACAAAACCAATATCTTCCGTAAAACGGGTATTAACAATACGGTCGAACTAATGCGTTATGCCATGCAAGTCGGGTTAATCGACACAAATCAAAGTTCAAAGACACCAACAGATACGTAATTTCTCGTAGATACAGTCGATTTTCAATTTACATTTTTTGTCAGGGGGGGGGAATCGCTATATTTGTAAATGTGAAAAATAACCCCTTCCTATTATGTTTTCCTTACCCCGAGTTTCACGTAAAACGATATTCGTCCTACTGTTTCTTGGCATAATTCAAGTTTCTTGTACCAATCATTCCTCCCCAGCACAATCTTTCGCAGAACGCGCATGCATAGACAGCCTCGTGCGCGCCAATCGCAACCTTGATTCAATGGAAATATGGCTGGAAAAGTTCTCCCGCGAACAAAACCATATCGGACTTATTTTCGTATGCCGGGAACTGGGGAAACGCTACCGCGAAAAATCACGTTTCTCCGAAGCATTAGCCATTCATAACCGAGGCTTAAGATTGGCAATAGAACTGGCCGACACGCTCGAGATTGCTGATGCCTACAACAATATCGGTACAGATCTGCGACGAATGGGAATGCTCTCCGAAGCAGCAGATTCCCATTATCTGGCCTTACATATAGCCGAACAATATACTGGCAACGAACCGCGCCAAAACCGCAAGAATTATGTCTATGCATTGAATGGTCTCGGCAACATTTATAAAGCACTCGACAACCGTAATGAAGCCGAACATTATTTCCGTCGGGCACTGAAGATCGAGACCGAAATGGGTAATGAATTAGGGCAGGCGATCAACTGGGCCAATTTAGGTAGCATCTATAAATACCGTCAACAATACGACTCTGCCTACCTATGCTTCACCCGCTCTCTCGAGCACAATGAACGGGCACGATCTAAACTCGGCATCGCATTATGCCACACTCATTTCGGTCAGATTCACGAGTGCCGTGGCGACTATGAACAGGCATTCGGCGAATACAACATCTCTTACCGGCTGCTGAAAGCAATTCCCGACAAATGGAATTTGCTCAAATCGTGTACAGCCCTGGCCAGCCTCCATTTTCGACGCGGGAATCTTCCTAAGGCAAAAAAAATTCTCGACGAAGCATTGATCACAGCACGTGAAATACACTCATTCGGCCATTTGGAAGAACTCCATCTGCTTCGCTCAGAATATTACGAACGATTAGGGATATGCCGCAATGCACTGCATGAACTCAAACTCAGCCATCAATACCGCGACAGTCTACTGACAGACCAAAACGAAAGCATGGTTTATGAAACCCAAATACGTTACGAGCGCGATAAGAAAGCACGCGAAATCGCCGAATTGAATGAACAGAACGAACGACAAATACGCAGCAGACGACAAGTAACCATTACATCGGGTATTGTCATATTGCTGACGTTCATGA of the Alistipes senegalensis JC50 genome contains:
- a CDS encoding tetratricopeptide repeat protein, coding for MKYLYTIYFLLYVSTLSAQTIDSLYSVFRHTNGSERTATANQLFEEFYNLGLTDSLYQFSARNRHREIEALITYWMAEYAFDTEDYKAATIWAEEALPLCRESGDDILLSDCLNLLSASLQRRGDFGRALPWQEACYWIDKRLGDAERLSSSLNNLAALYLATEQPKTAEKYILEAIAIERTLNRPAILAIRLGMASDILLKSQRPKEALPYATEALALDRAGGRQIKTAIRQSQLAAVLSALQRDDEAQELLQEAVSVFERNGNIHSQAVCCNQLGNIALHKGRNAEAADYFHRSVRLCAQNGNRFIESKAQYGLWRALRTTDRSAALRHLELYTTLADTIFSEQTARQLSNFQAKYELAEKEHRIAIQQNEIQHRKNMLIVLIIIIILCIIALTVIGRLLVLRQRHNAMLQQTLKLKERLLALLPLHSNSAIHNEIETIAKEITVPQIHFTPRERTIIHLCCEGLQTKEIADRLGISQRTVDTHKTNIFRKTGINNTVELMRYAMQVGLIDTNQSSKTPTDT